A genomic stretch from Eubacterium sulci ATCC 35585 includes:
- a CDS encoding hydrolase TatD: protein MLFDSHTHLNEDSFSSEERKLLIDGIKDSELLKYVADIGYDLKSSKLAAKHAMENPWCVAAVGVHPHDSGSMTEAIYEEIKSLAAQEGVKAIGEIGLDYHYMRSSKEDQRYWFRRQIRLANELKMPIVVHSREADQETMDILIEEGALGDERAAMFPMRMLAYGKQAPDCRVDIHCFSGSSELAKQYVKLGATIGICGPVTFKNNKKTIKVVEEIPLEYIMVETDAPFLTPEPYRGRPNKPWYVEHTAAKVAEIKGISFEEASKKTFENAMRFYGLNYETR from the coding sequence ATGTTATTTGACTCACATACACATCTGAATGAAGACTCTTTCTCTAGTGAAGAGAGAAAGCTTTTGATAGATGGAATAAAGGATAGCGAGCTGCTCAAATATGTAGCTGATATAGGGTATGACCTTAAGTCGTCAAAGCTTGCAGCAAAGCACGCCATGGAAAATCCGTGGTGTGTGGCTGCTGTAGGAGTTCATCCTCATGATAGCGGCTCTATGACGGAGGCAATCTATGAGGAGATAAAATCACTTGCTGCGCAGGAGGGCGTTAAGGCCATCGGTGAGATTGGACTTGACTATCACTATATGCGCTCAAGCAAGGAGGACCAGAGGTATTGGTTTAGAAGGCAGATAAGGCTAGCAAACGAGCTAAAGATGCCAATAGTTGTTCATTCGCGAGAAGCAGATCAAGAGACAATGGATATCTTGATCGAAGAAGGGGCGCTTGGCGATGAAAGAGCAGCGATGTTTCCGATGCGCATGCTTGCATACGGTAAGCAAGCACCTGATTGCAGGGTTGATATACACTGTTTTTCAGGAAGCAGCGAGCTGGCTAAGCAGTATGTTAAGCTTGGAGCAACGATAGGAATCTGCGGACCTGTAACCTTCAAGAACAACAAGAAGACTATCAAGGTAGTCGAGGAAATTCCACTAGAATACATTATGGTTGAGACAGATGCGCCATTTTTGACGCCTGAGCCGTATAGGGGAAGACCTAACAAGCCTTGGTATGTTGAACACACAGCTGCAAAAGTTGCTGAGATAAAGGGGATAAGCTTTGAGGAGGCTTCTAAGAAGACCTTTGAAAACGCTATGAGATTTTACGGATTAAACTATGAAACAAGGTGA
- a CDS encoding zinc metalloprotease — protein sequence MKKFRKNFTVYLLIFAIILGVAYFYKGGDSDQVKKVKYSTFANDLKNEKFSEVNITNTKMTGLLKTKVNGKKQYVYTYAPYITEIDHLEKEYIYPQMQKGKLKVETDDPSSASSMLINILPSIIMIVSLGFLVYLMMNQGGNGKAFSFGKSKARLYRGEGRKITFDDVAGLKEEKEELQEIVDFLRDPRKYQEVGARIPKGVLLVGPPGTGKTYVSRATAGEAGVPFFTISGSDFVEMFVGVGASRVRDLFDQAKRSAPCIVFIDEIDAVGRKRGAGLGGGNDEREQTLNQLLVEMDGFGENSGIIIIAATNRPDVLDPALLRPGRFDRQVVIGRPDVKGREEIIKVHSKTKPLADEVSPAIIARRTPGFTPADLENLLNEAALITARRNGRFIRMAEIEEATTKVIAGPAKKSRVITEKERKLTAYHEAGHAIVMRSIPGSDPVHQITIIPRGGAGGFTMQLPEEDKQYATKGMMLNDIKHLLGGRVAELLTLDDISTGASNDIQRATDVARAMVTKYGFSDKLGPVNYSDSEEVFLGNDFSSKKSYSEEVAAEIDHEIRRIVEEAFEETKKIISENLDKLERVAQALLAVETLDGQQFEQLYTGEKSAEDIENDVMEKEAEIRKVNAQEAEESEKLRREAEERLMEEIERLRNQYVSADGTTHRRDEE from the coding sequence TTGAAGAAGTTTAGAAAGAATTTTACTGTATATCTGCTTATCTTCGCAATCATCCTTGGAGTGGCATACTTCTACAAGGGTGGCGATTCTGATCAAGTAAAGAAGGTGAAGTATTCAACATTTGCTAATGACCTCAAGAATGAGAAATTTAGCGAGGTAAATATCACAAACACTAAGATGACAGGATTACTAAAGACAAAGGTTAATGGAAAGAAGCAGTATGTTTACACATATGCTCCATATATCACAGAGATAGATCATCTTGAGAAAGAATATATATATCCACAGATGCAGAAAGGCAAACTCAAGGTTGAGACAGATGACCCAAGCTCAGCTTCATCTATGCTGATCAATATTCTTCCAAGCATAATCATGATAGTTTCACTAGGTTTCCTAGTTTACCTTATGATGAATCAGGGAGGTAATGGCAAGGCATTTTCCTTCGGAAAGAGCAAGGCGAGACTATATCGCGGTGAGGGTCGCAAGATTACCTTTGATGATGTAGCTGGTCTCAAGGAGGAGAAGGAGGAACTACAGGAGATTGTAGACTTCCTAAGAGATCCGAGAAAGTATCAGGAGGTCGGAGCTAGAATACCTAAGGGCGTTCTTCTAGTAGGCCCTCCGGGAACAGGTAAGACTTATGTTTCAAGAGCAACAGCAGGAGAAGCGGGAGTGCCATTCTTTACAATAAGTGGTTCAGACTTTGTAGAGATGTTCGTCGGAGTTGGTGCTTCCAGAGTAAGAGACCTATTTGATCAGGCTAAGAGAAGCGCACCTTGTATCGTATTCATCGATGAAATTGATGCGGTAGGACGTAAGCGTGGTGCAGGACTTGGTGGCGGAAACGATGAGAGAGAGCAGACACTTAACCAGTTACTCGTTGAGATGGATGGTTTTGGTGAGAACTCCGGAATCATCATCATCGCTGCAACTAATAGACCTGACGTACTCGACCCAGCACTGCTAAGACCAGGACGTTTTGATAGACAGGTTGTAATCGGAAGACCTGATGTTAAGGGTAGAGAAGAGATAATCAAGGTTCATTCTAAGACAAAGCCTCTTGCTGATGAGGTATCACCAGCAATCATCGCAAGAAGAACTCCAGGATTTACACCTGCTGATCTTGAGAACCTGCTAAACGAGGCTGCTTTGATTACAGCTAGAAGAAATGGCAGATTCATTAGAATGGCTGAGATAGAAGAGGCGACAACAAAGGTTATCGCTGGACCTGCTAAGAAGAGCAGAGTTATCACAGAGAAGGAGCGCAAGCTCACAGCTTATCACGAGGCGGGTCACGCAATTGTGATGAGAAGCATCCCTGGATCAGACCCTGTGCACCAGATTACAATAATCCCTCGTGGAGGAGCAGGCGGATTTACAATGCAGCTTCCTGAGGAAGATAAGCAGTATGCAACAAAGGGCATGATGCTAAACGATATTAAGCATTTGCTTGGTGGAAGAGTTGCAGAGCTTTTGACACTTGATGATATCAGCACAGGTGCAAGCAACGATATTCAGCGTGCAACAGATGTAGCAAGAGCTATGGTTACAAAGTATGGATTCTCAGATAAGCTTGGTCCAGTTAACTACTCTGATTCTGAGGAAGTTTTCCTAGGTAACGATTTCTCAAGCAAAAAATCTTATTCTGAAGAGGTTGCTGCTGAGATAGATCACGAGATCAGAAGAATAGTTGAAGAGGCATTTGAGGAGACTAAGAAGATAATTTCTGAAAACCTCGATAAGCTAGAGCGTGTAGCTCAGGCACTGCTTGCTGTTGAGACACTTGATGGACAGCAGTTTGAGCAGCTATACACAGGGGAGAAGTCTGCTGAAGACATCGAAAACGATGTAATGGAAAAGGAAGCAGAGATAAGGAAGGTTAATGCTCAGGAGGCTGAGGAAAGCGAAAAACTAAGACGCGAAGCTGAGGAACGTCTAATGGAAGAGATAGAGAGACTCAGAAATCAGTATGTGAGCGCAGACGGTACAACACATCGCAGAGATGAGGAATAG
- a CDS encoding purine catabolism regulatory protein, with amino-acid sequence MKITVKDCLELDIFKNCKIVAGKRNLENSVRTVSVMDAADVETAVANNGVREQVVLTSFYAMKNDTLKQAQAVKELAACGIAALIVFHVSDADREDYVQMIEIAEAMGMPLIFIPEGSDYGYADAIEQIMDKLLLGATFNNNLINNTIYHLLDFEKHKTFQAAVKEAAVSNDFQMALISKDFNPILVVETRNNVTVADAVRILQKKSSSEAGAMYSMTNLDGVITYWGAVNIGDEKYFLLIVDNDDRYSSVEITKLAEIIELAIGMWKYTPERDVKAEFIKALIRGNKSLAYSLKDTMGIKADNILSVFYAKGVNTSDARKKMAGYEERSGNEVLSIQDGAETYGLVLLGKPKDEHSGTKFSCIELYDSLKELGKGVRIFHTTGLDGLEGAGDGFRLISETWTLVESVFPFKRVFSKYEMVLVSNCINIQVQGGYIKKNYLDLLDAFNKEMGENKAKQLLETLETFVIDAGMNSGKTSQFMGIHTNTVQYRLKKINEVLGADITGNRVIPGLTIALALKRLEKVIN; translated from the coding sequence ATGAAGATTACTGTCAAAGATTGTCTAGAACTAGATATATTTAAAAACTGTAAAATCGTCGCGGGAAAGCGAAATTTAGAAAACAGCGTACGCACAGTTTCTGTTATGGATGCTGCAGACGTGGAGACTGCAGTTGCAAATAACGGTGTTAGGGAGCAAGTTGTTCTGACGTCTTTTTATGCAATGAAAAACGATACGCTAAAGCAGGCGCAGGCTGTTAAGGAGCTTGCTGCTTGCGGAATAGCGGCACTTATCGTGTTTCATGTAAGCGACGCAGATAGGGAAGATTATGTGCAGATGATTGAAATAGCAGAGGCTATGGGAATGCCTTTGATATTCATTCCAGAAGGAAGCGATTACGGATATGCTGATGCCATAGAGCAGATTATGGATAAACTTCTTCTCGGAGCAACATTTAATAACAATTTGATAAACAACACGATATATCATCTTTTGGACTTTGAGAAGCATAAGACCTTTCAGGCAGCTGTCAAGGAAGCGGCAGTAAGTAATGATTTTCAGATGGCCCTTATATCTAAGGACTTCAATCCGATTTTAGTCGTTGAGACAAGAAACAATGTTACCGTCGCGGATGCTGTTAGAATACTCCAAAAGAAATCTAGCAGTGAAGCTGGAGCTATGTACTCAATGACAAATCTAGATGGCGTTATAACATATTGGGGAGCTGTTAACATCGGAGACGAGAAATACTTCCTCCTAATAGTAGATAACGATGATAGATATTCTAGTGTCGAGATAACTAAGCTAGCTGAAATTATTGAACTTGCGATAGGAATGTGGAAGTACACGCCTGAGCGTGATGTGAAGGCTGAGTTTATCAAAGCCTTGATAAGAGGAAATAAGAGCCTTGCATATTCGCTAAAGGACACTATGGGTATCAAAGCAGATAACATTTTGAGCGTATTTTATGCTAAGGGTGTTAATACATCAGATGCTCGTAAGAAGATGGCTGGATATGAGGAACGCAGTGGGAACGAGGTTTTAAGCATACAGGATGGAGCTGAGACTTACGGACTAGTTCTTCTCGGTAAGCCTAAGGATGAGCATTCTGGCACTAAGTTCAGCTGCATAGAGCTTTACGATAGTCTAAAGGAATTAGGAAAGGGAGTTAGAATCTTCCACACAACAGGACTTGATGGACTTGAGGGAGCTGGAGACGGATTTAGACTCATCAGCGAGACATGGACTCTAGTTGAGAGTGTGTTCCCGTTCAAAAGAGTTTTCTCCAAGTATGAGATGGTGCTTGTTTCAAACTGTATCAATATTCAGGTGCAGGGTGGATATATCAAAAAGAACTATCTAGATTTGCTCGATGCATTTAACAAGGAAATGGGCGAAAACAAAGCTAAGCAGCTCCTAGAGACGCTAGAAACCTTTGTTATAGATGCGGGGATGAATAGCGGTAAGACATCGCAGTTCATGGGCATACATACAAACACTGTGCAATATAGACTCAAGAAGATAAATGAGGTGCTTGGAGCCGATATAACGGGAAACCGCGTGATTCCAGGGCTTACAATTGCACTTGCACTAAAGAGATTAGAAAAAGTAATTAACTAG
- a CDS encoding pantothenate kinase (type III; catalyzes the formation of (R)-4'-phosphopantothenate from (R)-pantothenate in coenzyme A biosynthesis; type III pantothenate kinases are not subject to feedback inhibition from coenzyme A and have a high Km for ATP), whose amino-acid sequence MLLAFDVGNSNTVLGVFKDGVLLTNWRIETDTRKSADEYGMLLKQLFDYEKIDMSEIDDMIISTVVPSVLFTLQHMAVKYFGKQAIVVASGVKTGLIVKYDNPKQVGADRIVNAVAAIHKYGGPLIIIDLGTATTFCAITDKGEYLGGTIAPGLKISSEALFEKTSKLPKVEIEEPGKTICRNTVESMQSGLVYGHMGICDYIVRKMKKEMQEYVGDKKITVVATGGFSALIDSGVGCIDYVDKLLTLEGLEIIYQKNKKTPRHNCPKTGESVNE is encoded by the coding sequence ATGCTATTAGCCTTTGATGTAGGCAACAGTAATACAGTCCTTGGAGTATTTAAGGACGGAGTACTATTAACAAACTGGCGTATAGAGACAGACACAAGAAAGAGTGCTGACGAGTACGGAATGCTGCTAAAACAGCTATTCGACTACGAGAAGATAGACATGAGCGAAATCGATGATATGATTATATCGACAGTAGTTCCATCGGTGCTATTCACACTTCAGCACATGGCAGTAAAATACTTCGGAAAGCAGGCAATCGTAGTTGCTTCAGGCGTTAAGACTGGCCTTATTGTCAAGTACGATAATCCTAAGCAGGTTGGAGCAGATAGAATAGTAAATGCGGTTGCAGCTATCCACAAATATGGCGGACCACTGATCATTATCGACCTAGGAACAGCGACTACCTTCTGCGCAATTACCGATAAGGGCGAATACCTTGGAGGAACTATTGCACCAGGACTTAAGATTTCATCAGAGGCACTTTTTGAGAAGACATCAAAGCTACCTAAGGTAGAAATCGAAGAACCAGGAAAAACTATTTGCAGAAATACGGTAGAAAGTATGCAATCTGGGTTAGTTTACGGTCATATGGGTATATGTGATTATATAGTGCGAAAGATGAAGAAAGAGATGCAGGAGTATGTCGGTGACAAGAAGATAACTGTCGTTGCAACTGGAGGCTTCTCTGCTTTGATTGATAGCGGTGTTGGTTGCATCGACTATGTGGATAAGCTTTTGACACTAGAGGGTCTAGAAATCATCTATCAGAAGAACAAAAAGACTCCAAGACACAATTGCCCGAAGACGGGAGAATCAGTAAATGAGTAA
- a CDS encoding TIM barrel oxidoreductase NifR3 gives MSNGRMLQIQGLEFETPFFLAPMAGFTDKVYRMLCAEMGASMVYTEMVSAKGLCYGDRKTPKLLDMEGETVPVAVQIFGSEPDIMARATSMLNELPNVILDVNMGCPVPKIVKNGEGSALLRDPELIYRIIKAMTAETNKPVSAKIRIGIQGCSENAAVEAAQAIEAGGGSVVAVHGRTREQYYSGEADLEQIAKVKKAVSIPVIGNGDVCSYKDAKNMFDKTGCDFIMVGRASLGNPWIFRELRQAYMKEQEGINLTNTDAESSDYIDASYARLQEEVSVEDIKSMIVRHMLELCEYKGEYVAVREMRKFTAKYLKGIKGSSAVRAKINSVDTKEQFCSIIEELI, from the coding sequence ATGAGTAATGGGAGAATGCTTCAAATTCAAGGTTTAGAGTTTGAAACACCATTTTTTCTTGCGCCTATGGCGGGTTTTACTGATAAGGTATACAGAATGCTTTGTGCAGAGATGGGTGCTTCCATGGTCTATACAGAGATGGTGAGCGCTAAGGGACTGTGCTATGGCGATAGAAAAACGCCAAAGCTTCTCGATATGGAGGGAGAGACGGTTCCTGTTGCAGTGCAGATATTTGGCTCAGAACCAGATATCATGGCAAGAGCAACATCCATGCTGAACGAGCTTCCAAATGTAATCCTTGATGTAAATATGGGCTGTCCAGTGCCAAAAATCGTAAAGAACGGTGAAGGGTCTGCACTTCTTAGAGATCCTGAGCTAATTTATCGAATAATAAAGGCGATGACAGCAGAGACAAATAAACCAGTTTCTGCTAAAATAAGGATAGGCATACAAGGCTGCTCTGAGAATGCTGCAGTAGAAGCTGCTCAGGCCATAGAGGCTGGAGGTGGCAGCGTGGTGGCTGTACACGGAAGAACACGTGAGCAGTACTACAGCGGAGAAGCTGACCTTGAGCAGATTGCAAAGGTCAAGAAGGCAGTATCAATTCCTGTAATCGGAAACGGGGACGTTTGCTCGTATAAAGATGCCAAGAATATGTTTGATAAGACCGGATGTGATTTCATAATGGTCGGAAGAGCATCGCTAGGAAATCCATGGATTTTCAGGGAACTAAGGCAGGCTTATATGAAGGAGCAAGAAGGAATTAATTTGACAAATACCGACGCTGAAAGCTCGGATTATATAGATGCAAGCTATGCAAGGCTTCAGGAAGAGGTGAGCGTAGAGGATATAAAATCCATGATAGTTCGCCATATGCTTGAGCTTTGTGAGTACAAGGGTGAATATGTTGCAGTCAGAGAGATGCGCAAATTCACAGCAAAGTATCTAAAGGGGATTAAGGGTAGCTCTGCGGTAAGGGCAAAAATCAACTCAGTAGATACTAAAGAACAATTTTGTAGTATTATCGAAGAACTAATTTAA
- a CDS encoding metallo-beta-lactamase — MSKRVTDKVTWVGKIDWELKKFHGDELSTMEGSSYNSYLIRDKKTVLIDTVWGPYDTEFVNRLKEEIDLKEIDYIVMNHNESDHSGTLPALMREIPDTPIYCTKKGESILRGLYHQDWNYVNVKTGDELEIGDSKLVFVEASMLHWPDTMMTYMTGDNILFSNDVFGQHYASEMLYDDMDDISKLLHEAEKYYTNIITPFSTFVTKKLAEVQGMNLKIDLVAPSHGIIWRENIGLIMDLYAKWANNYQEDQITLIYDTMWQSTRKMAEAIAEGIQQASPNTTIKILNAVKNDKNDILVEVFKSKAILVGSPTINNGFSYAIAGILEMIKGLKFKNKKAASFGSYGWSGEAAKLIREFLEESKFAIVNDGIRVNWAPDQETIEQLREYGRKFVEEIAE, encoded by the coding sequence ATGAGTAAAAGAGTAACGGACAAAGTAACATGGGTTGGTAAGATTGACTGGGAACTAAAGAAATTCCATGGAGATGAGCTTTCAACAATGGAAGGATCGTCATACAATTCATATCTGATTCGCGATAAGAAGACTGTATTGATAGACACTGTTTGGGGTCCATACGATACAGAATTTGTAAACAGACTAAAGGAAGAAATCGACCTAAAGGAAATCGACTACATCGTAATGAACCACAATGAGTCAGATCACAGTGGAACACTTCCTGCTTTGATGAGAGAAATTCCAGATACACCTATTTATTGCACAAAGAAGGGTGAGTCAATTCTGAGAGGTCTTTACCACCAGGATTGGAACTATGTAAATGTTAAGACTGGCGACGAGCTAGAAATCGGTGATAGCAAGCTTGTATTCGTTGAGGCCTCAATGCTTCACTGGCCAGATACAATGATGACATACATGACAGGAGACAACATTCTATTCAGTAACGACGTATTCGGTCAGCACTATGCATCAGAAATGCTTTATGATGATATGGATGACATTTCAAAGCTACTTCATGAGGCTGAGAAGTACTACACAAACATCATCACACCATTTAGCACATTCGTAACAAAGAAGCTAGCTGAGGTTCAGGGAATGAACCTAAAGATTGATCTAGTTGCACCTAGCCACGGAATCATCTGGCGTGAGAACATTGGTCTAATCATGGATCTATACGCTAAGTGGGCTAACAACTATCAGGAAGACCAGATCACACTTATCTATGATACAATGTGGCAGTCAACAAGAAAGATGGCAGAAGCTATCGCTGAGGGTATTCAGCAGGCAAGTCCAAATACAACGATTAAGATACTTAACGCTGTAAAGAACGACAAGAATGATATCCTTGTAGAAGTATTTAAGTCAAAGGCTATCCTTGTTGGATCACCTACAATCAACAACGGTTTCTCATACGCTATCGCTGGTATTCTAGAAATGATCAAGGGTCTTAAGTTCAAGAACAAGAAGGCTGCGTCATTCGGAAGCTACGGATGGAGCGGAGAGGCTGCTAAGCTAATCAGGGAATTCCTAGAGGAATCAAAGTTTGCAATCGTAAACGATGGTATCCGTGTAAACTGGGCGCCAGATCAGGAGACTATCGAGCAGCTTAGAGAGTACGGACGTAAGTTCGTAGAAGAGATTGCTGAGTAA